One genomic region from Asterias amurensis chromosome 7, ASM3211899v1 encodes:
- the LOC139939517 gene encoding uncharacterized protein, which yields MVSGTIHRELVRMAEDRANNAEARALALEHELRRLLGSKDCNVNTFPRSSSPKPPQIPPRMNDIIMKPMMSVGIRTSPKHFQKHNSTASAIPSTYSSGNLGGKTAEAAVVRSTAGRTGNKRAKAHNRSWSPSRLRKVEASKANKQVKNEEEKEVKNSGKVSFLQRVQSRVSSAQTKTEVQKSLFNRMQSRFFAKTPKTVTTAAPPSNCELPDVSSLEEGSIKSEYEIPMEPVQRFTRTPLILIEAIIDAKTYPRNGNEQESLEDHAVA from the exons ATGGTGTCTGGCACGATTCACAGGGAGTTAGTCCGCATGGCCGAGGACCGAGCTAATAATGCTGAGGCACGAGCCCTTGCTCTTGAACATGAG CTAAGACGCTTGCTGGGGTCAAAAGATTGCAATGTGAACACCTTCCCAAGATCCTCCTCACCGAAGCCACCACAAATCCCACCCCGCATGAACGACATCATCATGAAGCCAATGATGTCAGTCGGGATTCGAACCTCACCGAAACACTTCCAGAAGCACAATTCGACCGCCTCTGCCATACCCAGCACATACAGCAGCGGTAATCTCGGAGGCAAGACTGCCGAGGCAGCGGTGGTGAGGAGTACAGCAGGCAGGACCGGGAACAAACGAGCAAAGGCACACAACAGGTCATGGTCGCCGAGTCGCCTGCGGAAGGTAGAGGCAAGCAAAGCCAACAAGCAGGTTAAGAATGAGGAGGAAAAGGAAGTCAAAAATTCAGgaaag GTGTCCTTCCTCCAGAGGGTTCAATCCAGGGTCTCCAGCGCCCAGACGAAGACAGAGGTGCAAAAGTCACTCTTCAACCGCATGCAGTCAAGATTCTTTGCAAAGACGCCGAAAACTGTCACGACGGCGGCGCCGCCCTCAAACTGCGAGCTACCCGATGTGTCCAGTCTAGAGGAAGGCTCCATTAAGTCAGAGTACGAGATCCCGATGGAGCCGGTCCAGAGATTCACTCGGACGCCATTGATTC TGATTGAGGCAATAATTGATGCTAAGACATACCCAAGAAATGGCAATGAACAAGAGTCTCTTGAGGATCATGCTGTTGCATAA